In one Myxococcota bacterium genomic region, the following are encoded:
- a CDS encoding helix-turn-helix domain-containing protein produces the protein MARRIPADRFHELIQAATAVFLEKGFQRTQMSDVAERLGVAKGTVYLYVESKEALFEAVLDHADAPGRIATPAKLPIATPRPGATLLEVRARIAAAGVLPELAAALERRRVTDVRRELAGIVRELYAMLTSHRVGIKLIDRCAHDYPELASVWYGASGRVGLLASLERYLADRARRRALRPLRDVPATARMVLETAVYWAVHRHWDASPQEFDESSIEATTVDFIAHALLAREDR, from the coding sequence GTGGCCCGCCGGATCCCGGCAGATCGGTTTCACGAGCTGATCCAGGCGGCGACCGCCGTGTTCCTGGAGAAGGGCTTCCAGCGCACGCAGATGTCGGACGTGGCCGAGCGGCTCGGCGTCGCCAAGGGAACCGTCTACCTGTACGTCGAGAGCAAGGAAGCGCTCTTCGAGGCGGTCCTCGATCACGCCGACGCGCCCGGGCGGATCGCGACGCCCGCGAAGCTTCCGATCGCGACGCCGCGCCCGGGCGCGACACTGCTCGAGGTGCGCGCGCGGATCGCGGCCGCCGGCGTGCTGCCGGAGCTGGCCGCAGCGCTCGAGCGGCGGCGCGTCACGGACGTGCGCCGAGAGCTCGCGGGAATCGTGCGCGAGCTCTACGCGATGCTGACGAGCCACCGGGTCGGCATCAAGCTGATCGACCGCTGCGCCCACGACTACCCGGAGCTGGCGTCGGTCTGGTACGGCGCCAGCGGGCGCGTGGGGCTGCTGGCGTCGCTCGAGCGCTACCTCGCCGACCGCGCGCGCCGCCGCGCGCTGCGGCCGCTGCGCGACGTCCCGGCCACGGCGCGCATGGTGCTCGAGACGGCGGTGTACTGGGCGGTGCACCGACACTGGGATGCGTCGCCGCAGGAGTTCGACGAGAGCTCGATCGAGGCCACTACGGTCGACTTCATCGCTCATGCACTGCTCGCGCGGGAGGACCGATGA